Proteins from a genomic interval of Yarrowia lipolytica chromosome 1E, complete sequence:
- a CDS encoding uncharacterized protein (Compare to YALI0E16060g, similar to uniprot|P39105 Saccharomyces cerevisiae YMR008c PLB1 phospholipase B (lysophospholipase)) — translation MKFSPLLLATVGLAQSFYSPTDSYAPGSVDCPSNSTQIVRKGEGLSSQEREWVQNRHEQTRPELLNYLKRVGFKSVDPDQFLGQDTNITIGLSFSGGGYRAMLAGAGQFAALDARTPNATEPGHVGGLVQAATYLVGLSGGNWMVGSVVINNFTTIPDLQHSSDVWDLEHSMINPGGINIFKTGSYWDDINDDVNDKQHAGYNTSFTDIWGRGLSYQFFNASNTARLTWSEIQNYDHFKNHSMPYPIVVADGRAPGTRIISGNSTIFELAPFEVGSWDPNVYSFAKTEWLGTNMTNGRPNGTCVHGFDNAGFIVGTSSSLFNQFILQLNSTGVTGVVYDLAHSILKRLDKDSDDIAIYSPNPFKGMSYLGNSSIAQTEYLDLVDGGEDGQNVPYYPLLQPERAVDVVISYDNSADTDFNWPNGTSAVQTYRRQFENQANGTIFPYVPDVNTFINENLTSRPAFFGCDVQNMTSLDKNGYTDVNSSAALPPLIVYIANYPWTFFSNTSTMSKLSYNKKEVAGMIENGYSTSTQFNGTVDPDWPVCLGCALLKREATRRNQSLGSDCDKCFSKYCWNGKTDDDAEKALKFAPAIYANGPNVSSNASIGQASSTSKPKKNGAEGLVPGMAAIAIGFAALLM, via the coding sequence ATGAAATTCTCTCCACTTTTGCTGGCGACCGTGGGTCTGGCCCAGAGCTTCTATTCGCCCACCGACTCGTACGCGCCCGGGTCGGTCGACTGtccctccaactccacccaGATTGTGCGAAAGGGCGAGGGCCTTTCTTCGCAGGAACGAGAGTGGGTCCAGAACCGACACGAACAGACCCGACcggagctgctcaactACCTGAAACGGGTGGGCTTTAAGTCGGTGGACCCGGACCAGTTCCTGGGCCAGGACACTAATATCACCATCGGACTGTCCttttctggaggaggatacAGAGCCATGTTGGCGGGAGCAGGCCAATTTGCGGCTCTGGACGCGCGAACACCCAACGCCACCGAACCGGGCCATGTGGGAGGTCTGGTCCAGGCCGCCACCTATCTGGTGGGTCTTTCGGGCGGAAACTGGATGGTGGGATCTGTGGTCATCAACAACTTCACCACCATTCCCGACCTGCAACACTCGTCCGACGTGTGGGACCTGGAACACTCCATGATCAACCCCGGCGGAATCAACATCTTCAAGACCGGCTCTTATTGGGACGACATCAACGACGACGTCAACGACAAGCAGCACGCCGGATACAACACCTCTTTCACCGACATCTGGGGCCGAGGTCTGTCGTACCAGTTCTTCAACGCTTCCAACACCGCCCGACTCACCTGGTCCGAGATCCAGAACTACGACCACTTCAAGAACCACTCTATGCCCTACCCCATTGTTGTGGCCGACGGCCGAGCCCCCGGAACCCGAATCATCTCCGGAAACTCCACCATTTTCGAGCTGGCCCCGTTCGAGGTCGGCTCCTGGGACCCCAATGTCTACTCCTTTGCCAAGACCGAGTGGCTGGGAACCAACATGACCAACGGCCGACCCAACGGAACCTGTGTGCATGGCTTTGACAACGCCGGTTTCATTGTGGgaacctcttcttccctGTTCAACCAGTTCATTCTCCAGCTCAACTCCACCGGAGTAACCGGAGTGGTCTACGACCTGGCCCACTCTATCCTCAAGCGTCTGGATAAGGACTCGGACGATATCGCCATCTACTCGCCCAACCCCTTCAAGGGCATGTCCTACCTCGGCAACTCGTCCATTGCCCAAACCGAGTATCTGGATCTGGTCGacggaggagaagatggacagaATGTGCCCTACTACCCTCTGCTGCAGCCCGAGAGAGCCGTCGACGTGGTCATCTCCTACGACAACTCCGCCGACACCGACTTTAACTGGCCCAACGGAACCTCCGCTGTCCAGACATACCGACGACAGTTTGAGAACCAGGCCAACGGCACCATTTTCCCTTACGTGCCCGACGTGAACACATTCATCAATGAGAACCTGACTTCTCGACCCGCCTTCTTTGGCTGTGACGTGCAGAACATGACCTCGCTGGACAAGAACGGTTATACCGACGTCAACTCTTCCGCCGCCCTTCCCCCTCTCATTGTCTACATTGCTAACTACCCCTGGACCTTTTTCTCCAACACATCGACCATGTCCAAGCTGTCGtacaacaagaaggaggttgcCGGCATGATCGAGAACGGCtactccacctccacccaGTTCAACGGAACCGTGGACCCCGACTGGCCTGTGTGTCTTGGCTGTGCTCTGCTCAAGCGAGAGGCCACCCGACGAAACCAGTCTCTGGGCTCTGACTGTGACAAGTGCTTCTCCAAGTACTGCTGGAACGGAAAGACTGACGATGATGCCGAAAAGGCTCTGAAGTTTGCTCCCGCCATCTAT